The Mesorhizobium loti genome includes a region encoding these proteins:
- a CDS encoding thiamine pyrophosphate-binding protein — translation MKTGGQLIVDALEANGTDRIYCVPGESYLAVLDALHDSAIRTIVCRQEGGAAMMADCHGRLTGKPGICFVTRGPGATNASAGIHIAMQDSIPVILFIGQVASHAKEREAFQEVDYVRFFGDIAKWVVEIDDASRIPEFVTRAFAVATSGRPGPVVISLPEDMLTSVVEAPVALPHTPVETRPGEAELDTLEKLLAKSKRPFIILGGTRWDAEAVARMRTIAEAWSLPVGCSFRRQMLFDHLHPNYAGDVGIGINPKLATTIKQADLMLLIGGRMGEMPSSDYTLLKSPYPDQTLVHIHADASELGRVYRPTLAINASPSAFIEAFAKRKPASEPTWATETPKLHAAYLDWSTPPESGPGSVQMGPIMNYLEKMLPDDAILTNGAGNYATWVHRFHRFRRFATQGAPTSGSMGYGTPAAVAAKELFPDRTVVAFAGDGCFLMNGQEFATAVQYDLPIIVVVVNNGIYGTIRMHQEREYPGRVVATDLKNPDFAALARAYGGHGETVEKTADFAPAFERARASGKPAIVEIRLDPEAITPTKTMTQIRDKA, via the coding sequence ATGAAGACCGGCGGACAACTGATCGTCGACGCGCTCGAAGCCAACGGCACCGACCGCATCTATTGCGTGCCGGGTGAATCCTACCTGGCGGTGCTCGACGCGCTGCATGATTCAGCGATCCGCACCATCGTCTGCCGCCAGGAAGGCGGTGCCGCCATGATGGCCGACTGCCACGGCCGCCTGACCGGCAAGCCCGGCATCTGCTTCGTCACCCGCGGCCCCGGCGCCACCAACGCATCGGCCGGCATCCACATCGCCATGCAGGATTCGATACCCGTCATCCTGTTCATCGGCCAGGTCGCCAGCCACGCCAAGGAGCGCGAGGCTTTCCAGGAAGTCGACTATGTCAGGTTCTTTGGCGACATCGCCAAATGGGTGGTCGAGATCGACGACGCCTCGCGCATCCCCGAATTCGTCACCCGCGCCTTCGCGGTGGCGACATCGGGCCGCCCCGGCCCGGTGGTCATCTCGCTGCCGGAAGACATGCTGACCAGTGTCGTCGAAGCGCCCGTCGCTTTGCCGCACACGCCGGTCGAAACCCGGCCAGGCGAAGCCGAGCTCGACACGCTGGAAAAGCTACTGGCCAAGTCCAAGCGGCCGTTCATCATCCTCGGCGGCACGCGTTGGGATGCCGAGGCGGTGGCGCGGATGCGCACAATCGCCGAGGCGTGGTCGCTGCCGGTCGGCTGTTCCTTCCGCCGCCAGATGCTGTTCGATCATCTGCATCCGAACTATGCCGGCGATGTCGGTATCGGCATCAACCCGAAGCTGGCCACGACGATCAAGCAGGCCGACCTCATGCTGCTGATCGGCGGCCGCATGGGCGAGATGCCGTCCTCCGACTATACCCTGCTGAAAAGCCCCTACCCCGACCAGACGCTGGTCCATATCCATGCCGACGCCAGCGAACTCGGCCGCGTCTACCGGCCGACACTGGCGATCAACGCCTCGCCTTCTGCCTTCATCGAAGCTTTCGCCAAGCGCAAGCCGGCCTCGGAACCGACCTGGGCAACCGAGACGCCAAAGCTGCATGCCGCCTATCTCGACTGGTCGACACCGCCGGAAAGCGGCCCCGGCTCGGTCCAGATGGGGCCGATCATGAATTACCTCGAAAAGATGCTGCCCGATGACGCCATCCTCACCAACGGCGCCGGCAATTACGCCACCTGGGTGCATCGTTTCCACCGTTTCCGCCGCTTCGCCACTCAAGGTGCGCCGACCTCAGGCTCGATGGGCTATGGCACACCTGCTGCGGTCGCCGCCAAAGAGCTGTTTCCGGACCGCACCGTGGTTGCTTTCGCCGGCGACGGCTGCTTCCTGATGAACGGGCAGGAATTCGCCACCGCCGTGCAATACGACCTGCCGATCATCGTCGTCGTCGTCAACAACGGCATCTACGGCACCATTCGCATGCATCAAGAGCGCGAATATCCCGGCCGCGTCGTGGCCACCGATCTCAAGAACCCCGACTTTGCGGCCCTCGCCCGCGCCTATGGCGGTCATGGCGAAACCGTCGAGAAGACCGCCGATTTCGCCCCTGCCTTCGAACGCGCACGCGCCAGCGGCAAGCCGGCGATCGTCGAAATCCGGCTCGACCCCGAAGCGATCACGCCGACCAAGACGATGACCCAGATACGCGACAAGGCTTGA
- a CDS encoding CoA transferase, with translation MAEPPLKGVRVVELARILAGPWAGQLLADLGADVIKVESPDGGDDTRKWGPPFVMGKEGENLSAAYYHSCNRGKRSIAIDFSTPEGAETVRRLVATSDVLIENFKLGGLKKYGLDYDSLRKINPRLVYCSITGFGQDGPYAPRAGYDFIIQAMAGMMSITGEVGREPQKAGVAISDIFTGLYSVIAIQAALRHAEQTGEGQHVDMALFDTQISALGNQNLNYLVSGKSPVQMGNAHMNIAPYEVVPVRDGHIILAVGNDGQFAKFCAAVGLDDLPANPDFATNPARVANRVRLRERMIEALKIWDRDPLLAKLEAASVPASPINTIGQMFADPQTIARGMRLDLDDGHGNLLPSVRAPMVMSGTPLVYERPSPRLGEHTQEILAELEKSGQ, from the coding sequence GTCATCAAGGTCGAGAGCCCCGATGGCGGCGACGACACCCGCAAATGGGGCCCGCCCTTCGTCATGGGCAAGGAGGGCGAGAACCTGTCGGCCGCCTATTACCACTCCTGCAACCGCGGCAAGCGCTCCATCGCCATCGATTTCTCGACGCCGGAAGGCGCCGAGACCGTGCGCCGGCTGGTCGCGACTTCGGACGTGCTGATCGAGAACTTCAAGCTCGGCGGCCTGAAGAAATACGGCCTCGACTATGACAGCCTGCGCAAGATCAACCCACGCCTCGTCTATTGCTCGATCACCGGCTTCGGCCAAGATGGGCCCTACGCGCCGCGCGCCGGCTATGACTTCATCATCCAGGCCATGGCCGGCATGATGTCGATCACCGGCGAGGTTGGCCGCGAGCCGCAAAAGGCGGGCGTTGCCATCTCCGACATCTTCACCGGCCTCTATTCGGTCATCGCCATCCAGGCGGCACTGCGCCACGCCGAACAGACTGGCGAAGGTCAGCACGTCGATATGGCGCTGTTCGACACCCAGATCTCGGCGCTCGGCAACCAGAACCTCAACTATCTCGTCTCCGGCAAGTCGCCAGTGCAGATGGGCAATGCGCATATGAACATCGCCCCCTACGAAGTGGTGCCGGTCAGGGACGGCCACATCATCCTGGCGGTCGGCAATGATGGTCAATTCGCCAAATTCTGCGCTGCCGTCGGACTGGACGATTTGCCTGCAAATCCCGACTTCGCCACCAATCCTGCCCGGGTCGCCAACCGGGTCAGGCTACGCGAGCGCATGATCGAGGCGCTGAAGATTTGGGATCGCGATCCGCTGCTGGCCAAGCTCGAAGCGGCCAGCGTGCCGGCGAGCCCGATCAACACGATCGGGCAGATGTTTGCCGACCCGCAGACCATCGCGCGCGGCATGCGGCTCGACCTCGACGATGGCCATGGCAATCTTCTGCCTTCGGTGCGCGCGCCGATGGTGATGTCCGGCACGCCCCTGGTCTATGAGCGCCCCTCGCCGCGCCTCGGCGAGCACACGCAAGAAATCCTTGCCGAACTGGAGAAGTCTGGACAATGA